GGTCGTACTCAGCCCAAATCCTTACATACTCGTCTAGATGATGCGGCCCCAGGATGGATGAGTCTCTAGTCAGGTACTCGAAGTTGTCCATGATGACAGCCACAAAAAGATTCAACATCTGATTGAagacaaatacacatttttccgCAAAGTGGAAAGCAGCTTAACTGCAGTCCAAAAAGAAGCTCTCATTTGATgtggaaatgtatttattacaaAGTTCTTTTTCTCACCAAAAATGAGCAAAGGAAGATGAAGGAGACAAAGTAGGTGTAGGCAAAGGTGCTGCCGCattccttctttccttcattcCCCGAATCTGGATCGCACTTCTGTTCTCCGAGGCAAGCCAACATGATCTCATGCCACGCCTCTCCTGTAGCGCTCCTTCACAGAGAAGACAGAGGAGTGATGGAACATTCTCAAAactcatttctgaaaaatttgaaaacatttctaaatatatttgacTACTTTAAAGATAAAGAGGTTATGTAGCCACAAGTGGGCTTAAGtgtgggtctccctgtgcccgtccccagcctggataaaaaaaaagctgatacCTGAAGAGCAGCATGA
This window of the Oryzias melastigma strain HK-1 unplaced genomic scaffold, ASM292280v2 sc06483, whole genome shotgun sequence genome carries:
- the LOC112138083 gene encoding voltage-dependent N-type calcium channel subunit alpha-1B-like, with protein sequence MLSRLILFLLQLFGNIALDEEEESAISEHNNFRTFIMALMLLFRSATGEAWHEIMLACLGEQKCDPDSGNEGKKECGSTFAYTYFVSFIFLCSFLMLNLFVAVIMDNFEYLTRDSSILGPHHLDEYVRIWAEY